From the genome of Carassius gibelio isolate Cgi1373 ecotype wild population from Czech Republic chromosome A18, carGib1.2-hapl.c, whole genome shotgun sequence:
cacaatattacgtttttttttttttttttttttttttactattcattAAATAGATTCAGCCCTGCATTCATatgacttattaaaaaaaaaaaaaaaaaattccaaacatGTGTAACAGTTTAATGCCAATTTAATAGTTCTATGCCAATGCAAGTTTCAAAACTGTAACAATAACCGATGCAAATAATGTTGAATCAGTAAGAATCAgtggttttatttcttttatttaaaaaaattaaaattaaagtgcttttatgtacaatataataaaaacaacataatacaaaaaatacatttcacaacatttgtttttctttacatTGGCAGCAAAATGTACAAATACACCTACCTTTACATTAAAGTTTACAAGACATTAACTTACAATAGGTCAGAGCATCTTTGTGCACCAATATAAAGAATGTATCTGAGTACTGAAGAGTGTAGCAGAGCGCTAACAGTCCAGTAACTCTTATGTCTGAGTCAGTTCAGCACTGAAATATGTAACTTTATGACAATCTATAGGTGACTAAATCTACCATTTGTAGGTAGCAGCTGATGTACAGTGAAGTTTTCACATTATCTACTCTGTAAAACGGCACGCTAGTAATAATAATCAGATGATGTACTAAAAAACAAGCAAATTtgcttacattttaaatgtgattttgaatgtgattttcaAACAGAGGTCTGAGCATATGTAAAACAGTTATatcatttttacaaatacatagtttttttcttttttttgtgctttaaatatagtctgtaagtgtttttttgtgtgaatatatatatattaggggacCTCTGTAGATATTCATTAGCACAGAGGAGACATAGCCTTGCAGTGGACTGTTGCACAGACGACCATTCAATATACAGTGGTTTGCGACTTTACATGTACTAGATAATTCTACTGTGTAGTCCACCAGAGCTGACATGCATGCCAGGTTTGCTTTTTGCACACGTGTTTGAGTCACAAAAAGGCTACAACATTACATTTACTTTCCCGCATACCCTTTGAGTCACAAAATCTAGCTCGGAGGCATTAACAAAATTCAACTGGTACTTGCTACAGCAATGTCAAGAGAATATTCATTCCCAGACACTTTCATTTGAGCCATTTCCACATTCTGTGcaaataaaatagaacaaaagaaacaaaaaaaaaaaaaaaaaaaaatgtatttgtaacgCATtcgggtataaaaaaaaaaaaaaaaaaaaaaagcagcgtcaaaaacatttaaagcaatTCTCTACCTCCCCTTACAAATACAGTTATACAACGTTGTGATCAATGTCATGGTCCATCAGATCATGTTAAAGTAAATGTCCTGTTTTCAAACATTCAGcacaaatttaaataatacagtttttcgATTGAAAGAATAATTTTGGAACACGTTCAATCAATACATAAGTACATTCATAATACAGATGTCTATGTGATCTTTAAAGATCAATGGCAATCAAATATTACACATTTGGGTGGTGCAATATACACTGCTTGTCTTTGGGAATTTTACTGGAAATATGTTGACACTggaaatagacatttaaaaaatatatattttgtgtgtgtgtgtgtgtgtgttattaatatacatttttacatggaTCCTTATGTATTCTATAGTAGTAACTTACATTTGTGTCTTATTTTGTGGTTTCCATCCCATTGCTGTGCAGCAACCAAGTActgtactttttcttttttctttttttttttttgatccagtATGACACTCTTGGCAGCTGACAATTTATAACTgacttttttatatacatatatgtcccACACAAAAACATCTGTTAGCCTGATTTGACTTAAGGTGTTACAGTGAACATGGCACtttttcatggaaaaaaaaaaaaatctgctggtCACTTTACACTCTTCGGCAGCATAGATCTCATAGCTTAGCGCAAATTTGGCATGTAAAGTCTTAGCCATAAGTTTTCATTCTGTCCGACCGGAAATTCATCATTCGAATTTACAACATGGCAAGAACGGTGTTAAATCTGAACAAGGTACACTTTTGAGTCAAGAGAACAGAGCTCTTGACAGATCCAAAGAGATCTGAAATGGTTCATTAAAATCACAACAACCAATTTGAATCAGTAAACAATCTCAAGACAAGACATTCGGTCACTTCCATTGACTGTATAATGCACTATACTTCGAAGGACAGTTAAGCTgccactgaaaattctgtcatcatttactcactctcatgttgttctaaacatgTGTGACCTTCTTTCTTCTGGGGAGCACAAATAGAGGTattgtattttgaagaatgtttctgcTGTTTTTGTCCAAGTGGGGCCCAAAACAAGACTGGAAACCACTGATTTCCATTTGACATTTGGAGGGGGAGTAAaagatggcagaattttcatttgtgcatgaactatcactttaaatcagtggttctcaacaggGGCCTCGAAATGACttcaaactattaaaaataagacaaattaaatattaattttaaaaaacccAGTTCTTTGTCTTTGAAGCAATAGAATCCTTTAAACTTAGATATATGAGAATTTCACTTTTTAGATTTCTAGACCTGGAAAAGTCatgtaaattaacaaaaacatataacTCCATGGGCATTTTTCTAACGAATATATTTTATCAAgtagaaattgtgagtaaaaattaATCTTGTAAATCATATACAAGTGGAAAAGTCATGGGATCCTCTAATTATGTTCTGGACTTTGGGGGCCTGTGGAGTCAAAAAggctgagaaccactggtttaaatgGTCTATTATTGGTAGCAACTGATTTTGGTTGGGGGTATAAGGAACATAGAGTTATTCAAATTCCTGCATCTTCAGAATGTAATTTGTGCCCTGGACATACTTACAGTATTGCTAACATGCCTTCTTTGGAGTTCTCTCCACACTGAAACCCCACGGTGGGCTCTCCATATGCCTCAAACTTATTTGCATACCTTAACGTGTGTACCTCTGAGAAGCGGTGTAGAATACTGAGGTCGTGGCATCACTTAGTGTACTAGGACATCCGTGTGCTGTTAGCTCTCTACAAGATGCTTCTCCTTAATGTGATTTGCATAGTATGCCTACTATGTGCTGAGGTCATGATGATATACTGCGCAAAGGTTTTGCATATATCATCAAAGGTTTTGATGCACCACTATGCCTTATATTGTGTTAAAATGTCAGCTAATCATCTCACGTCAGGCACTAAGTTTGGCAGAGACTCTATTGTAGACTAAAGTTAGAATTTTCGTTTTCCCGTTCACAGGACGACCAACTCTACGCGGCAGACCGAGGGATGAGATAGGAGCATGACCGGTTAGTGGACCCTGAGGGCATCGTATTGCTTTCACACAGATGCCACCAGACATTTTTGGACGGACCGGGTGGGACGGCCAGATCGGCATGTCTCGCAATGcccattattatttttcaaagtgtACTCTAGGCCTTGTGTCCCGCTCAGCGTGGCTCTGGGTGTTTCACAGACTTGGCAGTGACTGAGAAATGTGAACAGATCACCAAGACAAAATGAGAGGAGACAAAGTGCAAAATAAAACCCAGTGATGGTACGCTTCCAGTCATTTTCAGTCTGTCCCTCACTTGGTGCCGTTCAGTTCAGAGGCcacttttttttaacagtcaTCCCAAACAGAATTAAACGATGGAGTCTTTGATCTCCGAGCCCAGTCGCACTCGAGGCCGCGGACAAGTCGGCGAGATCTCAACGTGGCTCTCTTTTAAGTTCAAAGGTCTCTTTTCGGATTCGGAGAAGCTCTTGCTGTTCTCGGGTGAGGAGCACTCGTGGGTGGGAGTGCTGCAGATGTACTTATCATTGAGCGTCTGGTAGCCCTTGTGGTCAGACACTGAGGGCGGGATGTTGTTGCCATTTAATGGAAGGCTTTCCGTGTGCTTCCCTGGAATTCGCGGTTTCTTCTGTTGCATGTTGGGGCACTCGCCTTCCTTCAGCATGGACTTCATCCTGCCTCGGTTCCTGTACGCCACGAACAGCGAAAGGACCACCAGGGAGAACACGAGTAAGGCACACACAACGATCAGCTCATTCCAGTATGTTTTGGTTTTCTGCGGCGACCGCGTTTCCCCGGGTAGAATAATCGCTTCCCCTTGGGGTACCAACTGCGTTCGGGAATGTCCAGTCAGGGTGGTGCTTTCGTGCTCCACTTTGACGCAATAATTGGCCAGAAGTTGTCGGTAGCCACCTTCTTCTGACCAACATTGGTAGATCTCCTCCTTGTCCACTTGGGCTACAACCACCAGCCCGCCGTCAGGACTAGGGTAGACAAAACGCTCAGCGGTATGACTGTATTCCCATCGCCTCTCAGCCAAGTTGGATCGCAGCTTGCAGGGAAGAACCGTAAATATGTTGGCTGGTATTTGTACCACATGGCATGGTGGAACACCTGTGGGTTAGATGGTCTAATTAGTTACTAATACATCAAACATTTATCTCACATATTAGCAAAGCACCATCCAACCACTTCAAGTACTTACAGTCTTTTAGAGCGCATTGCCAGAGGCGCTTTATGCGTTTGGTCATGCCATATGCCACAATACTTTTGTAAATGTAACAGCTTGTCTTAACCTCATGCACTCTACAGCACTTTGTGGTTTGTTGGAAATAAGTTCTTCAAATATTGATTCATATGGGGCTTAAATATTGTAAAACTTGACTGTAACTCACGTGGTGGAGTTGGTTTTGCAGAACGAGGGTTAGCGATTGTTATTTTGCACACTGCAGTGTCGGCGTCATCAACATCTTGTTGCCAGTGGCTATAAAGAAAAGAGCAGGGGTAAGAGGAAAATTCAATTCATCCGGTCAAGTCTGGGGTCAGAAggtaatgttacagaagatttctaattcaaatagtgttcctgtagctcaactggcaaggttgggggttcgattccccgggaacacatgaaatgtaaaaaattgatagcctgaatgcactgtaagtcgctttggataaaagcgtctaccaaatgcataaatgtatttatttatttaaataaatgttgtactTTAGTACAATTTTGTACAAATTATGTCATAGAGAGCATCCTTGCAAACCCTCAATGTGTGTCAAGGTCAACAAGTCAACAAGTACATTATCCCATACGTCAACAGGCCTTAAGGAAAATATTTGaaagatatttttttactttacggTTACACCACAGTGTACTGTAGTACTCATTCATTTGTGTTTTTCTGAAACAAATCTACATGTTAATggtttatatgtgtgttttaatTCAGGTTTAGACTTCTTATAAGGATTGAAGTGCAACAGTTTGATGCTAGAGCAGGTATTTGAAATGTACTAACCTCTTAGTTGGCGCATGTTTGATATTTGAACACTGCTTCCCTGTCCAGGCGCAGTAAGGATCTCTAGACAGCAAACACTCTCCACAGCTCTGGTAGTTGGAGCAGTTGGCAAGAGGGATTTCAACCAGCCCAGAATAGCTGGACACAAACAACAGCCCCTGTTGGAAATCCAAACACAACAGAAATAAGACACCTTCTCAGGATGTCCACTCCTTAGGCCAACCTATCTACAGATAGATCCAGTGTAGAGAGATGCTCGGTATGCATACAGTAAATGCTAATACATGATAATTGCACTGACAAAGGTAATAAGCCTTTTTAAAGTAGTTCCCGTGGTGTAACACATAGGCTGAATGATAGACCTAGTAGTATACAAACAGAGCAGACACTGTTTGTTTCCCATCTGTTCACAGTTCCTCAGAGAGGAAACATGGATGCAATTATCTCCCTTCCAGGCCTCACTATCTCAGTGGCTGAAGGGTCCCTTTGCCTGCCATGCTGTCATTTCACTAATGCATCACGTTCTCCAGTGTGCATAACAAATGCAAATAGGATGAGTTGAAGAGTAAAATAAAGTACCTTCTCATCATCCAATTCGATGTGCTGTACAGACTGAGGCTCGGGGAAAATCTCCAGCTCTTCAATGATATACATCTTGCCGTTAACGTTGATGGCTTTGTGAATTTTGCCATCATCTGAAACATAACACAAGTGATGTGAGATTATGTACTCAAGGGCCTGGGCCATTTTTGTTAACAGGTAGCATAACATTAAGTATGCTGCCAGCTGTGACGAGTGGAAAGTGGCTTTAGTAACAAAATGGGAAACTGATCCTAACTTACTggtaaatgatttttatttttttaaattatgttaaagtgatatatatatatatatattatggaagtCAGGAGACCTGAAACTGTTTTGTTACCCACATTCCCCAaaagatcttcttttgtgttcagcagaagaaagaaactcatacaggtttggaacaaactaaggatgagtaaatggtgatagaattttcatttttgggtgatttatCCCATTAAGCACTCAACCTGTTATTAAACACCTGATTGAAGGCCTAAAGTAACAGATGAAGTTATGTTGCTTGATATTAAGGTTTgattttccaagtctaaaatccCTTGTAGTTAAATCCTAATGGGGATTGGGACAATAATGTTAAATGGCTTTAATGCAGGAATATTAGTATAAAAACAGATTTGTTCTGGTGTACAAAAAATCTGATCTCGGCCTGGCACAGTTTAACTTGAGTCTGTATTAGGTCAAGCCTAGTCTAGATTTACTGAGATTGCTTTGCATGTGTGTATGGTGGTCTAAGACCTCACCTGTGCCGATGAAGAGCACATCGTATGTCTTGTGAAGAGCCTGTACTCGGTGCACTGCGAGCTGCGTGTAGCGCACGTTTCGTTTGAGCAGCAGAGGCTGGCTGCGGATCATGCTATCCATGAGGAAGTGGTCCTTCACAAAGTTCAGCACTTTATCAGGCATGTGCAGGGAGGAGGAGATCCCTTGGTCGCGGGCCGTGTTAGTGATGCACTGCAGGAAGATGGAAAACGATGCCTCAGAAACACTGTGCAATACCTCTATCGCTCTTTTTCTAACTGCAGTCAGTGATATTTGGTGAGTGGCAGCCAAAAATCGATGCAACTTtctacacaaaaactaatgtgaaAGCGTGTTTGAAAAGATTTTGTACTGAACTCACGGTCAAACAATCATTTTTCTAGATGCGGTCTGAGAATTAAACTTGGTAGCTAGAACTTGCATGTGAAATTCTTATTACAACTGATCACCAATATACAAGATGCTCTATATAAGTCACAATGAAATCAAAATAGACCATTCTTATTTTTTATGCAGTGtttattagaaatgatttatcttttttttccctttttttaatgTTCACAATAACGTCTACTCTGATGTCACTATTAAAATCACACTAAAGAAAACACAAAACTTACCGCTCCAGGTCTGGGTTCTGGTACCGGATGGTTGTAGGTGTACCACTGCTGCGTCTCGCGATTAACTTCCCGGTAACGTCCATTAAACGCCTCTTCGACCTGGTCCATGGTGAACGCACATACAGCTGAGCTGCCTGACGCACCTTTGTACCTGCACACACAAGCACAACAATCATTAAAATCGAAATGCATAATCGCCAAACACAGATGACCACACCATAACATAACAATCTCAAAGACACACACCTCAAAAAAAATTTGCCTGCACACAAAATGCAATGCAGTGCATCTCATTTAACCTCAGAAATAACAGATGTGTAGGCGGACACAAGAGGGAGGCTATTCTAAGCATCTTCAGTCTCGCTGACATCTCCTGCCTGTCCCTGTATCTTTATCCCCTATGTTAATGCACTCAATCAATACCCACAACTCCTACGCTGAGCaccacaaaagcagtctggaTGAGTGCCAGGCAGGTTTCAATAACAGAACTaaaagacaaatgtctttttctaaAAGGTTTAAGTTTACAAAGGAACACAAACATAGCCACAACTATACACACTATATTATCTGTATACTAAATGGATTTTCAGGTGCTATAGTGTAGGCTGATACATTACCATTGTGAGGTGAAGACTCCATAAAACACAGTACTCTTCCAGGCCTCCTTGCTGGGGGTCAGTACAAACATGTCCTGGATGATGTTGAAAGGGAACCCATCGTCAGGCAGTGAACACAGGAGCTGGGCTTTCAGAAAGGttgtccatttcttctgaagGACCCTCTCTCCACCTTTATCACCCTGTGGAAATACATACAAATCATTTTGTAATGAAACGGccataaatgtgaatgtaaagtgAAGAGGGCATTTGCTAAGACTTGTTCTGAACTCTTCTGACCATGAGAAGGAACTAGCAGCTGGAAGGAACTTCTTTATGTACCAAGagcatgtaacactccaaagagaacgGAAAAacttaaatcgcatcatatgagcTCCTTAATCTATAACTGACTTGACTTGAAtgctttcattccatatattatacaaaaaaagtaccctaaaaataaaccaaatattGGTTTGAAAACAAAGAGCCGAAAAGTTCTaaagagaaaaagacaaaaatgaaGGGAGGTTGGATAATAAACCTTATGACACAGGTAAAGAAGAAAGCCACGCCATGAATcaactaaatatttttgtttttcaaagcagctttatatcAGTGTCAACCCTCGCTTAAGCAGAACTTCATACCGAACAGCTGAACAAACAAATGGACggagaaataaaatcaaatacaagGACAGAAAGAGACATTGGGCAGAGagcagagaaacagacaaatgtgAAGTACAAGTAGCCTGAACGACAGCCAGAGGTACGTAAAGCAGAGGTCCCAAAAGCACTATACTTATTCATTCATCTCAGCTGCTCTCCAAAGAAAATGAGCTTTCctctaattataatattattgtaatccAGCACGCTGGACAACGCCTTCCTCTACCAGCAGGACGGCAACAACACATTCCAATAAAATCTTTTAAAGGGAAACTCCCACCCATCATTGCCCAGCAGAGAGTTTAGATCTTTGAACAGCTGAAGGTTGAGTTAAGGGCAGTTCATACCAAGAACGATTACTTTAAAGACAACTGTTAGCACAGACACCAATGCATGGTAATGTTCTGTTTATTCAAAGTTTGCGCACAGTTTTGACGTCTGCGGTTTTAAATGCTCGAGCTCGATGTTGAATggttttatcattcatcagctagaaaaaatatataaaaatattgttccTCTTGTTTTTATCGTTCTAGCTATGTATAGGTGTGAACATCCCTGTTCTCATAAAATTAGAATGATTCTTTAAACTTTATCATCATAGTATGTTTGAAAGGGCCTTTACCCTTTACACAATAATCCATTCAAGTACTTGAACCATCAAAATGATGCAgtataaaacttttttattattttcttttatgaccaattatttctacttaatgtaaacatacagataaaattacatatacatttattctaaattagttttatatatatatatgtgtgtgtgtgtgtgtgtgtgtgcgcacatttaaAAACTTTGCTCAGAAGGAACTGAGTTGCCATAGACGCAGCAGATTCAACATAtgcaattcattttaaatttgaaatcaAAGGATTACAGCTTCTGCTGCTCATTGTCTCATTGTCATTCTGAGTGTAAATGATAGGGTACGCTTTCAAATGCAAACCCCAGGCGCTATTCAAAAAGAATCT
Proteins encoded in this window:
- the LOC127934461 gene encoding semaphorin-4B, which encodes MWTQNMTRVSFLYLLHVLLVGWGQAAEDDVTPRLSFSYNANERSAKRFSPDRVFNYTSLLLSKEDNMLYVGARETLFALNISDISRTQLQRNLTWSTPQIKREQCSFKGKDLQTDCFNYIKILLRVNSTHLYVCGTYAFSPVCAYINTSDFSLVRNEMGEIVTEDGRSRCPFNPEYKSTAIMADGELYAGTVSNFQGNEPIIYKSLGQGTALKTENSLNWLQDPAFVGSAYIQESLPKGNIVGDDDKIYFFFSEAGKEFDFFDNTIVSRIARVCKGDKGGERVLQKKWTTFLKAQLLCSLPDDGFPFNIIQDMFVLTPSKEAWKSTVFYGVFTSQWYKGASGSSAVCAFTMDQVEEAFNGRYREVNRETQQWYTYNHPVPEPRPGACITNTARDQGISSSLHMPDKVLNFVKDHFLMDSMIRSQPLLLKRNVRYTQLAVHRVQALHKTYDVLFIGTDDGKIHKAINVNGKMYIIEELEIFPEPQSVQHIELDDEKGLLFVSSYSGLVEIPLANCSNYQSCGECLLSRDPYCAWTGKQCSNIKHAPTKSHWQQDVDDADTAVCKITIANPRSAKPTPPRVPPCHVVQIPANIFTVLPCKLRSNLAERRWEYSHTAERFVYPSPDGGLVVVAQVDKEEIYQCWSEEGGYRQLLANYCVKVEHESTTLTGHSRTQLVPQGEAIILPGETRSPQKTKTYWNELIVVCALLVFSLVVLSLFVAYRNRGRMKSMLKEGECPNMQQKKPRIPGKHTESLPLNGNNIPPSVSDHKGYQTLNDKYICSTPTHECSSPENSKSFSESEKRPLNLKESHVEISPTCPRPRVRLGSEIKDSIV